Proteins found in one Pyrus communis chromosome 15, drPyrComm1.1, whole genome shotgun sequence genomic segment:
- the LOC137717207 gene encoding WAT1-related protein At1g68170-like, with the protein MCCSTSAVQGLKPVMMMLVVQTAYVGMNIFYKLVAEVGTNFTILIAYRNLFSAALMLPLALTFERKSRPKLTLDILVHGFISGLLGATLTQNFYIESLALTSATYVVACSNLVPVITFIIALCFRIERLALGTHTGRAKVVGTLLCIGGTMLFTFYKGKHIGIWSTHVNLLRNYSHENSRVASLHRHTRTQSLGSFLALCSSTSFASWLIFQTKMTKKYPCQYSSTALMSVMASIQSVAFALCKERDWSQWKLGWDIKLFTAVYSGVVTTGLVLTLTAWCVRMRGPLFVSIFNPLGLLLIALAATFLLNEKLYLGSLLGGILIVCGLYMVLWGKSKEMKMMIQQTQQPPLEDQSHSIDMAASPVNSAAICDIAAPSISTPPINRLKGNIELELVTK; encoded by the exons ATGTGTTGTAGTACTAGTGCAGTGCAAGGGTTGAAGCCAGTGATGATGATGCTGGTGGTTCAGACGGCATATGTAGGGATGAATATATTTTACAAACTAGTAGCAGAGGTTGGAACGAACTTCACCATCCTTATTGCCTACCGTAACCTGTTTTCTGCAGCCCTAATGCTTCCTCTTGCTCTTACATTTGAAAG GAAGAGCAGACCCAAACTTACATTAGATATCCTTGTTCATGGTTTTATCTCCGGATTATTGGG GGCAACATTGACACAAAACTTTTACATAGAGAGCTTAGCCTTAACATCAGCAACGTATGTCGTAGCCTGCAGCAATCTTGTTCCAGTCATCACCTTCATTATAGCACtatgttttag AATTGAGAGGTTAGCACTTGGGACACATACAGGTAGGGCAAAAGTTGTGGGGACACTCTTGTGTATAGGAGGGACAATGCTCTTCACCTTCTACAAAGGCAAACATATTGGCATCTGGTCAACACACGTTAATCTTTTACGTAACTATTCGCATGAAAACAGTCGCGTTGCTTCATTGCACAGACACACTCGCACTCAATCGTTGGGCTCCTTCTTGGCACTTTGCAGTAGCACCTCCTTTGCATCCTGGTTGATATTTCAG ACGAAAATGACTAAGAAATACCCTTGCCAATACTCAAGTACGGCTCTGATGTCTGTCATGGCATCAATCCAGTCTGTGGCTTTTGCCCTTTGCAAGGAGAGGGATTGGAGTCAGTGGAAGTTGGGCTGGGATATCAAACTTTTTACTGCTGTGTATTCG GGAGTCGTTACTACTGGATTGGTACTGACTCTAACCGCATGGTGTGTACGAATGCGAGGGCCACTGTTTGTGTCAATTTTCAACCCACTTGGCCTTTTGCTGATAGCCCTAGCAGCGACCTTCTTGTTAAATGAAAAGTTATATTTAGGAAG CTTATTAGGAGGGATTCTAATTGTGTGTGGATTATACATGGTGCTGTGGGGTAAAAGCAAGGAGATGAAAATGATGATTCAACAGACACAACAGCCACCGCTTGAAGATCAGTCCCATTCCATTGACATGGCAGCATCTCCAGTTAACAGTGCTGCTATTTGCGATATCGCTGCTCCATCGATCTCAACTCCTCCGATAAACAGACTCAAAGGAAACATTGAGCTTGAACTagttacaaaataa